From Luteococcus japonicus, one genomic window encodes:
- a CDS encoding low molecular weight phosphatase family protein — translation MTKPSVLFVCVKNGGKSQMAAALMRLRAGHAVEVHSAGTHPGSKLNEASRASVAELGATFEGESPKPIEPELLRRVDRIVVIGEEAVVEPVEGMRGSIETWVTDEPSLRGIEGDERMRQVRDDIDTRVRGLLDQLL, via the coding sequence ATGACCAAGCCCAGCGTGCTGTTCGTGTGCGTTAAGAATGGCGGCAAGAGCCAGATGGCGGCCGCGCTGATGCGGCTGCGGGCCGGGCACGCCGTCGAGGTGCACTCAGCCGGCACCCACCCCGGCAGCAAGCTCAACGAGGCCTCACGCGCCAGTGTCGCTGAACTCGGCGCCACCTTCGAGGGGGAGAGCCCCAAGCCAATCGAGCCCGAGCTGCTGCGCCGGGTGGACCGCATCGTCGTCATCGGCGAGGAAGCCGTGGTCGAACCCGTCGAGGGCATGCGTGGCAGCATCGAGACCTGGGTCACCGACGAACCGTCGCTGCGCGGCATCGAGGGCGACGAGCGGATGCGACAGGTCCGCGACGACATCGACACACGCGTGCGGGGACTGCTCGACCAACTGCTCTGA
- the arsD gene encoding arsenite efflux transporter metallochaperone ArsD, which produces MTAIRIYEPPLCCNTGVCGPELDQQLVTFTADVNALKADGVDIERANLASEPSVFAGNPAVVAFLQAAGSEGLPLVLVDGVTVLTGRYPSRDELRRYTGTPASMAEPARARTELPMSGGCCGGASSGDGCC; this is translated from the coding sequence ATGACCGCCATCCGCATCTACGAACCCCCACTGTGCTGCAACACGGGTGTCTGTGGCCCGGAGCTGGACCAGCAGCTTGTCACCTTCACCGCCGACGTCAACGCCCTCAAGGCCGACGGCGTGGACATCGAGCGGGCCAATCTGGCCAGCGAACCGAGCGTCTTCGCCGGCAACCCCGCCGTCGTCGCCTTCCTGCAGGCCGCCGGCTCCGAGGGCCTGCCCCTGGTCCTCGTCGACGGCGTGACGGTGCTGACCGGCCGCTACCCCAGCCGCGACGAACTGCGGCGTTATACCGGGACCCCGGCTTCGATGGCCGAACCTGCCCGGGCCCGCACCGAGCTGCCCATGTCCGGGGGCTGCTGCGGCGGCGCCTCGTCCGGCGACGGCTGTTGCTGA
- the glpK gene encoding glycerol kinase GlpK encodes MSDTETKYILAIDQGTTSSRAIIFDHAGQIVSVGQKEHEQIFPRAGWVEHNPAEIWNNVREVVAQALSKAQLNRHNISAVGITNQRETTVVWNKETGEAVYNAIVWQDTRTQRIVDELALGSDGVADNDRYKEKVGLPLATYFCGPKVKWILDNVDGARADAEAGKLLMGTMDTWVLWNMTGGVDGGVHVTDVTNASRTMLMDLETLQWDEQICKDMTIPVSMLPQIKSSAEVYGVGRKEGFLMDIPIAGILGDQQAATFGQACFEKGMAKNTYGTGCFMLMNTGTEIVPSKNGLLTTVCYKIGDQPAVYALEGSIAVAGSLVQWLRDNLKMFDSAPEVEELAATVEDNGGAYFVPAFSGLFAPYWRSDARGALVGLTRYVNRGHIARAVLEATAYQTREVLEAMEADSGAPLAELKVDGGMTANDTLMAFQACQVGVPVVRPVVAETTALGAAYAAGIAVGFWQGEHDVIDNWAEDKRWEPECEQDERERLFRNWKKAVTKTFDWVDEDVKE; translated from the coding sequence ATGTCCGACACCGAGACCAAGTACATCCTCGCCATCGACCAGGGGACCACCAGTTCCCGCGCCATCATCTTCGACCACGCTGGCCAGATCGTCTCCGTGGGCCAGAAGGAGCACGAGCAGATCTTCCCGCGGGCCGGCTGGGTGGAGCACAATCCTGCCGAGATCTGGAACAACGTGCGGGAGGTTGTCGCCCAGGCACTGAGCAAGGCGCAGCTGAACCGCCACAACATCTCCGCGGTGGGCATCACCAACCAGCGCGAGACCACGGTGGTCTGGAACAAGGAGACCGGCGAGGCGGTCTACAACGCCATCGTGTGGCAGGACACCCGCACCCAGAGGATCGTCGACGAGCTGGCCCTCGGTTCCGACGGCGTGGCTGACAACGACCGGTACAAGGAGAAGGTCGGCCTGCCGCTGGCCACCTACTTCTGCGGCCCCAAGGTCAAGTGGATCCTCGACAATGTGGACGGCGCCCGCGCCGACGCCGAGGCCGGCAAGCTGCTGATGGGCACCATGGACACCTGGGTGCTGTGGAACATGACCGGAGGTGTGGACGGAGGTGTCCACGTCACCGACGTCACCAATGCCTCGCGCACCATGCTGATGGACCTCGAGACCCTGCAGTGGGACGAGCAGATCTGCAAGGACATGACCATCCCGGTGAGCATGCTGCCCCAGATCAAGAGCTCTGCCGAGGTCTACGGAGTCGGCCGCAAGGAGGGATTCCTGATGGACATCCCGATTGCTGGCATCCTGGGTGACCAGCAGGCCGCGACCTTCGGGCAGGCCTGCTTCGAGAAGGGCATGGCCAAGAACACCTATGGCACCGGTTGCTTCATGCTGATGAACACGGGCACCGAGATCGTCCCCAGCAAGAACGGCCTGCTCACCACCGTCTGCTACAAGATCGGTGACCAGCCCGCCGTCTACGCCCTGGAGGGCTCGATCGCCGTCGCCGGTTCGCTGGTGCAGTGGCTGCGCGACAACCTCAAGATGTTCGACAGCGCCCCCGAGGTGGAGGAGCTGGCGGCCACCGTCGAGGACAATGGCGGCGCCTACTTCGTGCCGGCCTTCAGCGGCCTGTTCGCGCCCTACTGGCGCTCCGACGCCCGCGGTGCACTCGTCGGCCTGACCCGCTACGTGAACCGCGGTCACATCGCCCGCGCCGTGCTGGAGGCCACCGCCTACCAGACGCGTGAGGTGCTGGAGGCCATGGAGGCTGACTCGGGTGCCCCGCTGGCGGAACTCAAGGTGGACGGCGGCATGACCGCCAACGACACCCTGATGGCCTTCCAGGCCTGCCAGGTGGGTGTGCCGGTGGTGCGTCCCGTGGTCGCCGAGACGACGGCGCTCGGCGCCGCCTATGCCGCCGGAATCGCTGTCGGCTTCTGGCAGGGCGAGCATGACGTCATCGACAACTGGGCCGAGGACAAGCGCTGGGAGCCGGAGTGCGAGCAGGACGAGCGTGAGCGCCTCTTCCGCAACTGGAAGAAGGCCGTCACCAAGACCTTCGACTGGGTGGACGAGGACGTCAAGGAGTGA
- a CDS encoding TetR/AcrR family transcriptional regulator — translation MVVGATKLLASKGLQATSFSEVIELTETPRGSIYHHFPGGKDELVLAALDEAERRMLDAISAAGQVSAETVLQAVVEVWRDLLSTTEVTTGCAAVAVTVATDNEALLDASAHVFETWTERLTDLFTEAGLEAETARSFASTVLATVEGAVVIARAKRSLEAYDQSVALLGILLKALKA, via the coding sequence ATGGTGGTTGGGGCCACCAAATTGCTCGCTTCGAAGGGCCTGCAGGCGACCTCTTTCAGCGAGGTCATCGAACTCACCGAGACACCGCGCGGCTCGATCTACCACCACTTTCCCGGGGGCAAGGACGAACTGGTCCTGGCCGCCCTCGACGAGGCAGAGCGTCGCATGCTCGACGCCATCAGTGCCGCTGGCCAGGTCAGCGCGGAGACCGTGCTGCAGGCCGTCGTCGAGGTCTGGCGTGACCTGCTGTCCACGACCGAGGTGACCACCGGGTGTGCGGCCGTGGCCGTCACCGTGGCCACCGACAACGAGGCACTGCTCGACGCCTCCGCGCACGTCTTCGAGACCTGGACCGAACGGCTGACCGACCTCTTCACCGAGGCCGGGCTGGAGGCCGAGACCGCCCGCAGCTTCGCGAGCACAGTGCTGGCCACCGTCGAGGGGGCCGTCGTCATCGCCCGGGCCAAGCGCTCGCTGGAGGCCTATGACCAGTCCGTCGCCCTCTTGGGCATCCTGCTGAAGGCCCTGAAGGCCTGA
- a CDS encoding sugar-binding transcriptional regulator: MNERSEEMFLAASLYYVQGETMESIAHQLSMSRSTVSRLLKQARDCGLVKITLTQPAGPHTGQGRAISRHFGVRAHIVPVSESASDVLRLERVARAAGQLISEAIDDGMVIGTAWGTTLGSVVQYLQPNEAKGTTVVQMNGAASPTNSGMPYVGGIISQFAQAFNSQVVPFPVPTLFDFAETKQAMWRERSVRSVHALHQKIDLAVFGVGGLSSELPSHVYSAGYLDENDMGQLRAERVVGDVNTVFLREDGTWADIPINARASGMLPTQLHRIPRRICVVAGAQRASPLLGALRARVATDVVLDEACAQALLERL; encoded by the coding sequence ATGAACGAGCGCTCGGAAGAGATGTTCCTGGCTGCCTCGCTGTACTACGTGCAGGGGGAGACGATGGAGTCCATCGCGCACCAGCTGAGCATGTCCCGCAGCACCGTCTCGCGGCTTCTCAAGCAGGCCAGGGATTGTGGGCTGGTGAAGATCACGTTGACCCAGCCTGCCGGACCCCACACCGGACAGGGCCGGGCCATCTCCCGCCACTTCGGGGTGCGGGCCCACATCGTCCCGGTCAGCGAGTCCGCCTCCGACGTGCTGCGCCTCGAACGGGTGGCGCGGGCCGCCGGTCAGCTGATCAGCGAAGCCATCGACGACGGCATGGTGATCGGCACCGCCTGGGGCACCACCCTGGGCAGCGTCGTGCAGTACCTCCAGCCCAACGAGGCCAAGGGCACCACGGTGGTGCAGATGAATGGCGCAGCCTCCCCCACGAACTCCGGCATGCCCTATGTGGGCGGGATCATCTCCCAGTTCGCGCAGGCCTTCAATTCGCAGGTGGTGCCCTTCCCCGTGCCCACCCTGTTCGACTTCGCGGAGACCAAGCAGGCGATGTGGCGCGAGCGCAGCGTGCGCAGTGTCCATGCCCTGCACCAGAAGATCGACCTGGCGGTCTTCGGGGTGGGCGGACTGAGCTCCGAGCTCCCGAGCCATGTCTACTCCGCCGGATACCTCGACGAGAACGACATGGGCCAGCTCAGGGCGGAGCGGGTCGTCGGCGACGTGAACACGGTCTTCCTGCGCGAGGACGGCACCTGGGCCGACATTCCGATCAATGCCCGCGCCTCGGGCATGTTGCCCACCCAGTTGCACCGGATCCCCCGTCGGATCTGTGTGGTGGCCGGCGCCCAGAGGGCATCGCCCCTGCTGGGCGCCCTGCGGGCCCGCGTCGCCACCGACGTCGTGCTCGACGAGGCCTGCGCCCAGGCCCTGCTGGAGCGCCTCTGA
- the trxB gene encoding thioredoxin-disulfide reductase — protein sequence MTTPALNVTGLISLDDITPDEQPATPATQEDSAVREVIIVGSGPAGYTAAIYTARAGLEPLVIEGAFSAGGALMNTTEVENYPGYTDGIMGPDLMKNMRGQAERFGAELITDDAEELDLTGPIKTVTDSAGNTYRAKSVILATGSGYKRLGLADEDKYSGRGVSWCATCDGFFFKDKPIVVVGGGDSAVEEATFLSRFGSTVTMVVRRDELRASKIMAARAMNDPKITIEWNSNVVSMAGEPALETVTIENNKTGEQKELPVNGLFVAIGHDPRSELVKGQVELDAAGYVLTEPDGTKTNLSGVFACGDLVDHTYRQAITAAGSGCKAALDAERFLADLADENVQA from the coding sequence ATGACCACACCCGCCCTGAACGTCACCGGCCTGATCTCGTTGGACGACATCACCCCCGACGAGCAGCCCGCAACTCCTGCCACGCAGGAGGACTCCGCGGTCCGCGAGGTGATCATCGTCGGCTCCGGCCCCGCCGGATACACCGCCGCCATCTACACCGCGCGCGCCGGTCTCGAGCCACTGGTCATCGAGGGGGCCTTCTCCGCCGGCGGTGCCCTGATGAACACCACCGAGGTGGAGAACTACCCCGGCTACACCGACGGCATCATGGGCCCGGACCTGATGAAGAACATGCGCGGCCAGGCCGAGCGATTCGGAGCCGAGCTCATCACCGACGACGCCGAGGAACTGGACCTCACCGGACCCATCAAGACCGTCACGGACTCGGCCGGCAACACCTACCGAGCCAAGTCGGTCATCCTGGCCACCGGCTCGGGATACAAGCGTCTGGGCCTGGCCGACGAGGACAAGTACTCCGGCCGCGGCGTCAGCTGGTGCGCCACCTGCGACGGCTTCTTCTTCAAGGACAAGCCGATCGTCGTGGTCGGCGGCGGGGACTCCGCAGTCGAGGAGGCCACCTTCCTCAGCCGCTTCGGCTCCACCGTCACCATGGTGGTGCGTCGCGACGAGCTGCGCGCCAGCAAGATCATGGCCGCCCGCGCGATGAACGACCCGAAGATCACCATCGAGTGGAACTCGAACGTGGTCTCGATGGCCGGGGAGCCCGCCCTGGAGACCGTCACGATCGAGAACAACAAGACCGGCGAGCAGAAGGAGCTGCCGGTCAACGGCCTGTTCGTCGCCATCGGCCACGATCCCCGCTCCGAGCTGGTCAAGGGCCAGGTGGAGCTGGATGCCGCGGGCTATGTGCTCACCGAGCCCGACGGCACGAAGACCAACCTGTCCGGTGTCTTCGCCTGCGGTGACCTGGTGGACCACACCTACCGTCAGGCCATCACCGCCGCGGGCTCCGGCTGCAAGGCTGCCCTGGACGCCGAGCGCTTCCTGGCGGACCTGGCCGACGAGAACGTCCAGGCCTGA
- a CDS encoding ArsR/SmtB family transcription factor, protein MNLPVVEDACCAPSTSLLEVEHAETLVVTIKALADPVRLRVFHHIAASPTSVCFCHLPDVFGVSQPTLSHHLKKLVDAGLVHREMRGRWAHYTPRPEGLHALRALLGELP, encoded by the coding sequence ATGAACCTGCCCGTGGTCGAGGACGCCTGCTGCGCCCCCTCCACCTCCCTGCTCGAGGTGGAACACGCCGAGACCCTCGTAGTGACCATCAAGGCCCTGGCCGACCCGGTACGTCTGCGCGTCTTCCACCACATTGCCGCAAGCCCCACCAGCGTGTGTTTCTGCCACCTGCCCGACGTCTTCGGGGTCAGTCAACCGACCTTGTCCCACCACCTCAAGAAGCTCGTAGATGCCGGGCTCGTGCACCGCGAGATGCGCGGACGGTGGGCGCACTACACACCCCGGCCCGAAGGGCTTCATGCCCTGCGAGCGCTGCTGGGAGAACTGCCATGA
- a CDS encoding diaminopimelate decarboxylase family protein, whose protein sequence is MTSALQRVRSAARPVADRVKPLAKSAIGTAVRSRSTGNTLTPEVWGLDRDEAGRLRVQGTPVTELVERHGGPLHIVDGSALRRNAARFLQAGPDGKPLVEAYYSYKSNPVPGVLQLLDRCGVGAEVTSHYELWLALQIGVAPEHIIFNGPGKSDEGIRLAVERGIQILNINQLEEVERIAAACRELGRRARVGIRVSTSSTWQGQFATLAEDALEVFLAARETGVLDVVGLHQHIGGHIGSVERLVKPVDEVLDFVAMLEDEHGFALEIINLGGGLAVPTTYNFTAKDHKHNVHYGKALPVPSARSGLSIEDFVTLTHAHVVKRYEDRGRPMPRIMLEPGRGMTANTQMLATKVLTERTTPERDFLFLDAGINVLPGFVSEYHHIFVADRAPGAVDDHAYRLVGPTCAPWDTLLHCWYGPELNKGDSLVVMDTGAYFVPMATTFSFAEPGILLVDEGREVMLRRGESFTDIIALDKGADGQDLA, encoded by the coding sequence ATGACGTCAGCGCTCCAGCGCGTCCGTTCGGCTGCCCGACCCGTCGCGGACAGGGTCAAGCCATTGGCCAAGAGTGCCATCGGTACCGCCGTGCGTTCACGCAGCACCGGCAACACGCTCACCCCCGAGGTCTGGGGCCTGGACCGCGATGAGGCCGGACGCCTGCGCGTCCAGGGCACGCCCGTCACCGAACTGGTCGAGCGCCACGGTGGACCGCTGCACATCGTCGACGGCTCCGCACTGCGCCGCAATGCCGCCCGCTTCCTGCAGGCAGGCCCGGACGGCAAGCCGCTGGTGGAGGCCTACTACTCCTACAAGTCCAACCCCGTGCCCGGCGTCCTGCAGCTGCTGGACCGCTGCGGCGTCGGCGCCGAGGTGACCAGCCACTACGAACTCTGGCTGGCGCTGCAGATCGGCGTCGCACCCGAGCACATCATCTTCAACGGCCCCGGCAAGAGTGACGAGGGCATCCGGCTGGCCGTCGAGCGCGGCATCCAGATCCTCAACATCAACCAGCTGGAGGAGGTCGAGCGGATCGCCGCCGCCTGCCGCGAGCTGGGCCGGCGTGCGCGGGTGGGCATCCGCGTGTCCACCAGCAGCACCTGGCAGGGGCAGTTCGCCACCCTCGCCGAGGATGCCCTGGAGGTCTTCCTTGCCGCCCGCGAGACCGGCGTGCTGGACGTCGTGGGCCTGCACCAGCACATCGGCGGGCACATCGGCAGCGTCGAGCGGCTCGTCAAGCCCGTCGACGAGGTGCTGGACTTCGTCGCGATGCTGGAGGACGAGCACGGCTTCGCCCTGGAGATCATCAACCTGGGTGGCGGCCTGGCGGTTCCGACGACCTACAACTTCACCGCCAAGGACCACAAGCACAATGTCCACTACGGCAAGGCGCTCCCGGTGCCCAGTGCGAGGTCGGGGCTGAGCATCGAGGACTTCGTCACCCTGACCCATGCCCACGTCGTCAAGCGCTATGAGGACCGCGGGCGTCCGATGCCGCGGATCATGCTGGAGCCCGGCCGCGGGATGACCGCCAACACCCAGATGCTGGCGACGAAGGTGCTCACCGAGCGCACGACGCCCGAGCGGGACTTCCTCTTCCTGGACGCCGGCATCAACGTGCTGCCCGGCTTCGTCAGCGAGTACCACCACATCTTCGTCGCCGACCGCGCTCCCGGCGCCGTCGACGACCACGCCTACCGGCTGGTGGGCCCCACCTGTGCGCCGTGGGACACCCTGCTGCACTGCTGGTACGGCCCCGAGCTGAACAAGGGCGACAGCCTGGTCGTGATGGACACCGGCGCCTATTTCGTCCCGATGGCCACGACCTTCAGCTTCGCCGAGCCCGGGATCCTGCTCGTCGACGAGGGCCGAGAGGTGATGCTGCGTCGCGGCGAGAGCTTCACCGACATCATCGCGCTGGACAAGGGAGCCGACGGCCAGGACCTTGCCTGA
- a CDS encoding YgaP family membrane protein — translation MTTNIGATDRLIRLFLALAAVVIAWLVGTGGVAGIILLVVAAILALTAIVRFCPIYRSLGASTAGDRS, via the coding sequence ATGACCACCAACATCGGCGCCACCGATCGCCTGATCCGCCTCTTCCTCGCCCTGGCCGCCGTGGTCATCGCATGGCTTGTCGGGACGGGAGGTGTGGCGGGCATCATCCTGCTGGTCGTCGCCGCCATCCTGGCGCTCACCGCGATCGTGCGCTTCTGCCCCATCTACCGCTCCCTGGGAGCCAGCACCGCCGGCGATCGCAGCTGA
- a CDS encoding transglycosylase family protein — MNKTSTIVSLVAATAMSAGIGLSAAAPAQAAGSVWDRVAQCESGGNWSINTGNGYHGGLQFSRSTWLAYGGGKHASTANNATKAQQIEIAKKTLRSQGPGAWPVCSKRAGLTHANGLAVATGVTSSVKTVKVTTKKTATTKAAPVKSVKGAKYVTVKSGDTLGKIAKRSGKGWRSVWALNKSTVKNPNMIKVGQKIRVA, encoded by the coding sequence ATGAACAAGACCTCCACCATCGTTTCCCTGGTCGCCGCGACCGCCATGAGCGCCGGCATCGGCCTCAGCGCCGCTGCTCCCGCGCAGGCCGCTGGCTCCGTGTGGGACCGCGTGGCCCAGTGCGAGTCTGGCGGCAACTGGTCCATCAACACCGGCAACGGCTACCACGGCGGCCTGCAGTTCAGCCGCTCCACCTGGCTGGCCTACGGCGGCGGCAAGCACGCCTCGACCGCCAACAATGCCACCAAGGCCCAGCAGATCGAGATCGCCAAGAAGACCCTGCGCTCCCAGGGCCCCGGCGCCTGGCCCGTCTGCTCCAAGCGCGCCGGCCTGACCCACGCCAACGGCCTCGCCGTGGCCACCGGTGTCACCAGCAGCGTGAAGACCGTGAAGGTCACCACCAAGAAGACGGCCACCACCAAGGCCGCGCCGGTGAAGTCCGTCAAGGGTGCCAAGTACGTCACCGTGAAGAGCGGCGACACCCTGGGCAAGATCGCCAAGCGCAGCGGCAAGGGCTGGCGCTCGGTCTGGGCCCTCAACAAGTCCACCGTGAAGAACCCGAACATGATCAAGGTCGGCCAGAAGATCCGCGTGGCCTGA
- a CDS encoding OsmC family protein, giving the protein MAEDRRRVELTRTSTGNYQARNQAGVTVEVGISEDLFSPVELLLAAIGACSAIDVDVVTSRRAEPTDFRVEVSGDKTTDESDGARMQDIVVDFTALFGDDEKAGEAAGLVERLVRLSHDKDCTVSRTVELPTRVRMDVAGRTVAGS; this is encoded by the coding sequence ATGGCCGAGGATCGTCGACGGGTCGAGCTGACCCGCACCAGCACTGGGAACTACCAGGCGCGCAACCAGGCCGGCGTCACCGTGGAGGTGGGCATCTCCGAGGACCTCTTCTCACCGGTCGAGCTCCTGCTGGCGGCCATCGGGGCGTGCAGCGCGATCGACGTGGACGTGGTGACCTCTCGCCGTGCCGAGCCCACGGACTTCCGCGTCGAGGTGAGCGGTGACAAGACCACCGACGAGTCGGATGGTGCCCGGATGCAGGACATCGTGGTGGACTTCACGGCGCTCTTCGGTGATGACGAGAAGGCAGGGGAGGCAGCGGGTCTCGTCGAGCGACTGGTCCGGCTCTCCCATGACAAGGACTGCACCGTCTCGCGCACCGTCGAGCTGCCCACCCGGGTGCGGATGGATGTGGCGGGCAGGACCGTCGCGGGCTCCTGA
- the arsA gene encoding arsenical pump-driving ATPase, with amino-acid sequence MTTPRFLADPPRHFFFTGKGGVGKTSVACATALQLARKGRRVLLVSTDPASNVGQVFGITIGNRVTAVEEVPGLDALEIDPEQAAEAYRHQILDPVRAILPMKEIEAITEQLSGSCTTEVASFNEFTSLLADPAATAPYDHVIFDTAPTGHTIRLLQLPGDWTGYLDHGKGDTSCLGPMSGLDKSRETYRAAVEALTDAQRTRLVLVARPQSSSLAEVERTRAELGELGIRATHLVVNGVLPPAEAATPTPPAEPVEVLHEAIRRREQEALAAMPEGLHRLVLDQVELKAVNMVGLDALEQLLAGPAESPTTMPTGQTTEPVETASHPGLRSLVDELEPRGHGLVMTMGKGGVGKTTIAAAIAVELARRGHDVHLTTTDPAAHLSSTLAGEVEHLRVSAIDPQQAIDAYRENVMRTKGASLDEAGRAALAEDLMSPCTEEIAVFQQFSRAVNEARQRFVVMDTAPTGHTLLLMDATGSYHRDITRHLDEGQAARMTTPLMRLQDPGHTTVVIVTLAETTPVLEAKGLADDLERAGIHPWAWVVNNSLAAARPDSALLGRRAASERDQLATVSTLADRHAVVPALPREPVGPEALAGLTR; translated from the coding sequence ATGACCACGCCCCGTTTCCTGGCCGATCCACCCCGGCACTTCTTCTTCACCGGCAAGGGCGGCGTGGGCAAGACCTCCGTCGCCTGCGCCACGGCGCTCCAGCTGGCCCGAAAGGGCCGCCGGGTCCTGCTGGTGAGCACGGACCCGGCCAGCAATGTGGGCCAGGTCTTCGGCATCACCATCGGCAACCGGGTGACGGCCGTCGAGGAGGTACCGGGATTGGATGCCCTCGAGATCGATCCCGAGCAGGCCGCGGAGGCCTATCGCCACCAGATCCTGGACCCGGTGCGCGCCATCCTGCCGATGAAGGAGATCGAGGCGATCACCGAGCAGTTGTCCGGCTCGTGCACCACGGAGGTGGCCAGCTTCAACGAGTTCACGTCGTTGCTGGCGGACCCGGCAGCGACGGCCCCGTACGACCATGTCATCTTCGACACAGCCCCCACCGGCCACACCATCCGGCTCTTGCAGTTGCCGGGTGACTGGACGGGATACCTGGACCACGGCAAGGGCGACACCTCCTGTCTGGGCCCGATGTCCGGTCTGGACAAGAGCCGGGAGACCTACCGTGCCGCGGTGGAGGCACTGACCGACGCGCAGCGCACCCGGCTGGTGCTGGTGGCTCGCCCGCAGAGCTCGTCGCTGGCAGAGGTGGAGCGCACCCGCGCCGAGCTTGGCGAGCTGGGCATCCGGGCCACACACCTCGTGGTCAACGGGGTCCTCCCGCCGGCCGAAGCCGCCACCCCGACCCCGCCGGCCGAGCCTGTCGAGGTCCTGCACGAGGCCATCCGGCGCCGCGAGCAGGAGGCCCTGGCCGCGATGCCCGAGGGTCTGCACCGGCTGGTGCTGGACCAGGTGGAGTTGAAGGCCGTCAACATGGTGGGTCTCGACGCGCTCGAGCAACTCCTGGCTGGCCCCGCCGAGTCCCCGACCACGATGCCGACGGGCCAGACGACCGAACCCGTCGAGACGGCCAGCCACCCGGGTCTGCGAAGCCTGGTGGATGAACTGGAGCCCCGGGGCCACGGCCTGGTGATGACGATGGGCAAGGGCGGAGTCGGCAAGACCACGATTGCGGCGGCCATCGCCGTGGAGCTGGCACGCCGCGGCCATGACGTGCACCTGACGACGACGGATCCGGCGGCGCACCTGTCGTCGACGTTGGCGGGCGAGGTGGAGCACCTCAGGGTCAGCGCCATCGACCCCCAGCAGGCGATCGATGCCTACCGGGAGAACGTCATGCGCACCAAGGGTGCCTCCCTGGACGAGGCCGGGCGCGCAGCGCTGGCGGAGGACCTGATGAGTCCGTGCACGGAGGAGATTGCGGTCTTCCAGCAGTTCAGCCGGGCCGTGAACGAGGCACGGCAGCGTTTCGTGGTGATGGACACAGCCCCGACGGGGCACACGCTGCTCCTGATGGATGCCACCGGCTCCTACCACCGTGACATCACGCGCCACCTCGACGAGGGGCAGGCGGCACGGATGACCACCCCGCTGATGCGGCTGCAGGACCCCGGTCACACCACGGTGGTGATCGTGACCCTGGCAGAGACGACTCCCGTGTTGGAGGCCAAGGGCCTGGCCGATGACCTGGAGCGCGCCGGGATCCACCCGTGGGCCTGGGTGGTGAACAATTCGCTGGCGGCGGCGAGGCCGGACTCGGCACTTCTGGGCCGACGCGCGGCCAGCGAGCGTGACCAGCTGGCGACGGTGTCGACGTTGGCGGATCGGCATGCCGTCGTCCCGGCACTGCCTCGGGAACCGGTGGGCCCCGAGGCGCTGGCGGGCCTGACCCGCTGA
- the trxA gene encoding thioredoxin — MSNVKDVTDKTFVDEVVMNPKPVLVDYWADWCSPCKQLSPIIEELSTELGGSVDFVKMDTNTNTQIPTEQGILSLPTLQVWQGGRVVKSFQGAKTKGALLKALNEYI; from the coding sequence ATGAGCAACGTCAAGGACGTCACGGACAAGACCTTCGTCGACGAGGTCGTCATGAACCCCAAGCCCGTCCTGGTGGACTACTGGGCGGACTGGTGCAGCCCCTGCAAGCAACTCAGCCCGATCATCGAGGAGCTGTCCACGGAGCTGGGCGGCAGCGTGGACTTCGTGAAGATGGACACCAACACCAACACCCAGATCCCCACCGAGCAGGGCATCCTGAGCCTGCCGACCCTGCAGGTCTGGCAGGGCGGCCGCGTCGTGAAGTCCTTCCAGGGCGCAAAGACCAAGGGTGCTCTGCTGAAGGCCCTGAACGAGTACATCTGA